In Gouania willdenowi chromosome 15, fGouWil2.1, whole genome shotgun sequence, one DNA window encodes the following:
- the LOC114476431 gene encoding hyaluronan-binding protein 2 codes for MNLKLLFICLFLAVLLAPAELKPHKHKKRKHDHHGRHHHGRHHVGRPEKLKIKFKDIVEDFFFAILKGENDNDEEDENSEWLFDIQEPEGLCHPNPCHNGGECREKGKRKFKCDCPDPFKGKRCEKGPKICKRGKCGRGECVLTSAPPFYECKCKLPFLPPDCKHYSLCNPNPCKNGGQCIQDGNDFDCQCSQGYRGRFCNVEPNDCFVDDGESYRGNVSETENGDECLYWNSHFILERGVDPFNTFEDPDGLGHHNLCRNPDGDIMPWCFFRRGRKLLWDYCDVTECPEPTNEPPTDDVPPEPKPTDAKPSTTNTPTKPETTEATKPTDATTGAPPTPTPNTTVSQEEFATCGQPQPKKSMARIYGGLKVPPGEIPWQVSLQVRPSQTSQPFSHICGGVLIASCWVLTAGHCIEKNKDMQVLMGSLSLNSEDSMTQTLDVERAIIHENYRETPIAVYNDIALLKLRGNNGVCANETQFVKTACLPNSQLPDGMECRISGWGATEQSDYGSNHLLEANVLLINQEKCSERNIYGSALAQNMFCAGYLQGGVDSCQGDSGGPLTCQESGAHVIYGLVSWGDQCGKKFKPGVYTRVTEFVDWINAKIQQTSR; via the exons ATGAATCTGAAGCTCCTGTTCATCTGTCTCTTCCTGGCAGTGCTTTTGGCACCAGCTGAG CTCAAACCACACAAGCACAAAAAGCGCAAACACGATCATCATGGTAGACATCATCACGGTAGACATCATGTAGGTCGTcctgaaaaactaaaaatcaagtTTAAGGACATTGTTGAAG ATTTCTTCTTTGCGATCTTAAAAGGagaaaatgataatgatgaagaagatgagaactCAGAGTGGCTTTTTGATATTCAAGAGCCAGAGG GTCTGTGCCACCCAAATCCTTGCCATAATGGTGGGGAGTGTAGGGAGAAGGGCAAAAGAAAGTTTAAGTGTGACTGCCCCGACCCGTTCAAAGGAAAACGATGCGAGAAAG gCCCTAAGATTTGTAAGAGAGGTAAATGTGGCCGTGGTGAGTGTGTACTGACTTCCGCTCCTCCGTTCTACGAGTGCAAATGCAAGTTGCCCTTCCTGCCTCCAGACTGTAAACACT ATTCCCTCTGTAATCCTAATCCATGCAAAAATGGAGGACAATGTATTCAGGATGGCAATGACTTTGACTGCCAGTGCTCGCAAGGATACAGAGGACGTTTCTGCAACGTTG AACCAAATGACTGCTTTGTGGACGATGGTGAATCCTATCGAGGCAATGTGagtgagacagaaaatggagaTGAGTGCCTTTACTGGAACTCTCACTTTATCCTGGAAAGAGGAGTTGATCCTTTCAATACCTTTGAGGACCCTGACGGACTTGGTCACCACAACCTCTGCAG AAACCCAGATGGAGATATCATGCCCTGGTGCTTCTTCAGAAGAGGTCGCAAACTGCTGTGGGATTACTGTGATGTGACTGAGTGCCCCGAACCAACAA ATGAGCCACCAACTGATGACGTCCCACCAGAACCCAAACCCACTGATGCAAAGCCCTCAACAACTAACACCCCAACCAAACCGGAAACCACTGAGGCTACAAAGCCTACCGATGCAACTACTGGTGCCCCACCCACACCCACGCCTAACACCACGGTTTCCCAAGAAGAGTTCGCCACCTGTGGACAACCTCAGCCCAAAAAGTCAATGGCCAGAATCTACGGCGGTCTGAAGGTCCCCCCAGGGGAGATACCCTGGCAGGTATCTCTGCAAGTGAGACCGAGCCAAACATCCCAGCCTTTCAGTCACATCTGTGGAGGTGTTCTCATTGCAAGCTGCTGGGTGCTGACAGCTGGACACTGCAT agagaaaaacaaagacatgcAGGTGCTGATGGGCAGCCTGTCTCTTAATAGTGAAGATTCCATGACTCAAACACTTGATGTTGAGAGGGCGATCATACATGAGAACTACAGAGAGACTCCAATAGCTGTTTACAATGACATAG cattGCTGAAGCTTCGTGGCAACAATGGTGTTTGTGCCAATGAGACACAGTTTGTGAAGACAGCCTGTCTGCCAAATTCACAACTGCCTGATGGGATGGAGTGCAGAATATCTGGATGGGGTGCCACAGAACAAT CTGATTATGGCTCCAACCATCTCCTGGAAGCAAACGTACTCCTGATCAACCAGGAGAAATGCAGTGAAAGAAATATTTATGGCAGTGCTCTGGCTCAAAACATGTTCTGTGCTGGTTACCTGCAGGGAGGGGTGGACTCCTGCCAG GGGGACTCTGGAGGTCCGCTGACTTGCCAGGAAAGTGGCGCTCATGTTATCTATGGTTTGGTGAGCTGGGGAGACCAATGTGGCAAGAAGTTCAAGCCTGGAGTTTACACACGGGTCACGGAATTTGTTGATTGGATCAATGCAAAGATTCAGCAAACATCGCGTTAG
- the LOC114476961 gene encoding probable E3 ubiquitin-protein ligase TRIML1: SSQNFQQEVLESHHECLITQREAVKYRLKSLAVHQSEITKKSSMIKESIVLKYQEIQKVLDEDLKLTLSHLEMEERAAVTALDLLMERNHSLIQEIEQDLARLEMVLDQNQLEAVVTHQSVDTVERVIDLLNTTDPSSVSLDEGKAEQILILTNNLLDLVHSQTPTIKKIIKSYSSKVCLDPRTAHPKLLISPDGDSVTYTDDWQDLPNIPGRFDTTLNVISLQAFSSGHHYWEVNVSGKTYWELGVTYPTISRKGTTEDCWLGRGAESWCVEYFDGDYTAWHSGLPHQLPSARPFCHIGILCSFPAGLVTFLEADEMTPLFSFSAGTFLDCLHLALCPGHNHNGNNGNPIIICNVSS; this comes from the exons TCTTCCCAAAACTTCCAACAGGAAGTGTTAGAAAGCCACCATGAATGTCTGATAACTCAGAGAGAAGCAGTGAAGTACAGGCTGAAGAGCCTGGCGGTGCATCAATCAGAGATCACA aaAAAGTCCTCAATGATAAAAGAAAGCATTGTACTGAAGTATCAAGAGATCCAGAAAGTCCTAGATGAAGATCTGAAGCTTACCCTGTCCCACTTGGAGATGGAGGAGCGAGCTGCCGTGACTGCCTTGGACCTTCTCATGGAAAGGAACCATTCTCTAATTCAGGAGATAGAACAGGACCTGGCCAGGCTCGAAATGGTGCTGGACCAAAACCAGCTTGAGGCTGTAGTGAcg CATCAAAGTGTGGACACAGTTGAGAG AGTGATTGATCTGCTTAATACAACAGACCCAAGCAGTGTGAGCCTAGATGAAGGTAAAGCAGAGCAGATATTAATTCTCACCAACAATTTGCTTGATCTTGTCCACTCTCAGACTCCAACAATCAAGAAAATCATCAAAAGTT ATTCCAGCAAGGTGTGCCTGGATCCAAGGACTGCTCACCCGAAGCTGCTCATCTCTCCTGATGGCGACAGTGTCACGTATACAGATGACTGGCAGGACCTTCCAAACATCCCGGGGCGCTTTGACACCACCCTCAATGTCATCAGTTTACAAGCCTTCAGCTCCGGTCATCATTATTGGGAGGTTAACGTTTCTGGGAAGACATACTGGGAACTGGGTGTTACCTACCCTACAATTTCCCGTAAAGGTACCACTGAGGACTGTTGGCTTGGCCGTGGTGCTGAGTCATGGTGTGTGGAGTACTTTGATGGGGACTACACAGCCTGGCACAGTGGGCTGCCACATCAGTTGCCTTCAGCAAGACCTTTTTGTCATATTggaattttgtgtagttttcctGCAGGATTGGTGACGTTTCTAGAGGCAGACGAAATGACCCCTCTTTTCTCTTTTAGTGCGGGAACCTTTTTGGACTGTCTCCACCTTGCGCTGTGTCCTGGTCACAATCACAACGGAAACAATGGAAATCCTATAATAATTTGCAATGTTTCATCTTGA